One segment of Methanobacterium formicicum DSM 3637 DNA contains the following:
- a CDS encoding DHH family phosphoesterase, which translates to MKKTCSLCKGKGRKVVSYKVCEACHGTGVSGEVDIKGHLKGLSGGARERFQLDEEQEVPCSVCSGKGEVEVTEECSECSGKGEINLCIKCGKHIEKGDYCDDCQDKSLVYILHPASEMSDLEVGEHYKGKITRVEDYGVFVSLSKKLYGLLRLRNPPYSVGDELIVQIIEIKPRRGEVDLAPAAIKGTYELVKLKKQMPRTKIADLNPKIKGRNVSLVGEVVQIQQTSGPTIFTISDETGITWAAAFDEPGVRVYPNINIDNMVEVLGEVSLHGGKIQIESESIERLHGSEATEARQRIDEALDKRAEPENTELIQEAPIIQKLRPRLVKAAKAIRRAVMDGRSILVRHHADADGICAGVAVEKAVIPLLQEINPSNDAEWHYFRRSPSKAPFYEIEDVVKDLSFALEDLERHGQKLPLLVLLDNGSTEEDILALLKVKIYDIEVVVVDHHYPGEVTDGRVAVDEYVDVHVNPYLEGGDSQVTAGALAVELAQMINPDVKDRLLHLPGIAAVGDHARSPEAQWYIDLAKEKGYDLEDLDRIATAIDFEAFFLRFMNGRGIMDTILGLGNREKHTKLVDALYKESQRRVEWQLAAALPNLKTQTFPNGIIFSVLDVEKFAHKFTYPAPGKTCGFVHDSMVQKYGEETPIITLAYGPDFGVIRATDAVNEIFGFNLNTIIQELLGEIPEAGIDGGGHECAGSLKFVEGLSKKVLQSFAGKVAGLKAA; encoded by the coding sequence ATGAAGAAAACATGTTCATTGTGTAAAGGAAAAGGACGCAAGGTTGTAAGCTATAAAGTTTGCGAAGCTTGCCATGGTACCGGAGTCTCCGGTGAAGTAGATATAAAAGGCCATCTAAAAGGCCTGTCCGGAGGAGCAAGAGAACGCTTCCAACTGGACGAAGAACAGGAAGTACCCTGCAGTGTCTGCAGTGGTAAAGGAGAAGTTGAAGTCACCGAGGAATGCTCTGAATGTTCAGGAAAAGGAGAAATCAACCTGTGCATCAAATGCGGTAAACATATAGAAAAAGGAGACTATTGCGATGACTGTCAGGACAAATCCCTGGTCTACATACTGCACCCTGCCTCAGAAATGAGCGACCTGGAAGTGGGAGAACACTACAAGGGAAAAATCACCAGGGTAGAAGACTACGGTGTATTTGTAAGCCTATCTAAAAAACTTTACGGGCTTCTGCGTCTGAGAAACCCACCATACAGTGTGGGTGATGAATTAATAGTCCAGATCATCGAGATCAAACCCCGCAGGGGAGAAGTGGACCTGGCCCCGGCTGCCATCAAGGGAACCTACGAACTGGTGAAACTCAAAAAACAGATGCCACGCACCAAGATTGCAGATCTAAATCCCAAAATTAAGGGAAGAAATGTATCTCTGGTAGGGGAAGTGGTGCAGATCCAGCAGACCAGTGGTCCCACCATCTTCACAATCTCCGATGAAACCGGTATCACATGGGCAGCAGCCTTTGATGAACCAGGAGTAAGGGTCTACCCCAACATCAACATAGATAACATGGTGGAAGTCCTGGGTGAGGTCTCCCTCCACGGGGGTAAGATCCAGATAGAATCCGAGAGTATCGAACGCCTCCATGGATCAGAAGCAACTGAAGCCAGGCAACGCATTGATGAAGCACTGGATAAACGTGCCGAACCTGAAAATACCGAGTTAATTCAGGAAGCACCTATAATCCAGAAATTAAGACCGAGACTGGTTAAAGCAGCTAAAGCCATAAGAAGGGCAGTCATGGACGGGCGCAGCATCCTGGTACGTCACCATGCAGATGCTGATGGGATCTGTGCAGGTGTGGCAGTGGAAAAAGCAGTCATACCACTCCTCCAGGAGATCAACCCATCCAACGATGCAGAATGGCACTACTTCCGTAGGTCACCCAGTAAAGCACCATTCTATGAAATAGAAGACGTGGTGAAGGATTTAAGCTTTGCCCTGGAAGATCTGGAACGCCACGGACAGAAACTACCCCTCCTGGTACTGTTAGACAACGGTTCCACCGAGGAAGATATCCTGGCCCTTTTAAAGGTTAAAATATACGACATAGAAGTGGTGGTGGTGGACCACCACTACCCTGGAGAAGTTACCGATGGCCGAGTGGCAGTGGATGAATACGTGGATGTCCATGTGAACCCCTACCTGGAAGGGGGAGACAGCCAGGTCACAGCCGGTGCCCTGGCAGTGGAACTGGCCCAGATGATCAACCCTGATGTAAAAGACCGGCTCCTGCACCTGCCGGGTATTGCAGCAGTGGGTGACCATGCCCGCTCACCAGAAGCACAGTGGTACATTGATCTGGCAAAGGAAAAAGGATACGACCTGGAAGACCTGGACAGGATTGCCACTGCTATAGACTTTGAAGCATTTTTCCTGCGCTTCATGAATGGCCGGGGAATTATGGACACTATACTGGGACTGGGTAACAGGGAAAAACACACAAAACTGGTGGATGCGCTCTACAAAGAGTCACAAAGGCGTGTGGAATGGCAACTGGCAGCAGCCCTGCCCAACCTCAAAACCCAGACCTTCCCCAATGGAATCATCTTCAGTGTCCTGGATGTGGAGAAGTTCGCCCATAAATTCACCTACCCTGCCCCGGGAAAGACCTGTGGCTTCGTGCATGACTCCATGGTCCAGAAGTACGGTGAGGAAACACCAATTATCACCCTGGCCTACGGACCTGACTTTGGAGTTATAAGGGCCACCGATGCAGTTAACGAGATATTTGGATTCAACCTCAATACCATAATCCAGGAGCTTCTAGGTGAAATTCCAGAAGCAGGTATTGATGGTGGTGGCCATGAATGTGCCGGTAGTCTAAAATTCGTGGAAGGACTATCCAAAAAGGTCCTGCAGAGCTTTGCAGGAAAAGTTGCCGGCTTAAAAGCAGCATAA
- a CDS encoding winged helix-turn-helix domain-containing protein gives MRYTSSSSVRVTILICLSEGLQNMSELKKKTGISSSTLSHNLSELEKRKITTKKEEKYALTSLGTIITTNLIENIKTNAAISKFQKLWIKHDLSCIPPELIKNIGDLHNSILIESESEEIFKPHETYQKIISGAEYIKGVSPIFRFDYIDIYKKLVIEHGINVELILTQDIVDQTMEGIDSENLEYLRNFMSQDKVKFWVIPDVKIAFTVTNKYLSLGLFHENGNYDNTRDLISDDHGAVTWGNQLFEYYRDQAQKLEL, from the coding sequence ATGCGATACACATCCAGTTCTTCAGTTAGAGTTACTATTTTAATCTGTCTCAGTGAAGGTCTCCAAAACATGAGCGAACTGAAAAAAAAGACTGGAATCAGCAGTTCCACTTTATCCCATAACCTCAGTGAACTGGAAAAAAGGAAAATAACCACCAAGAAAGAAGAAAAATACGCCTTGACTTCACTTGGTACTATCATTACCACCAACCTCATTGAAAACATAAAAACCAATGCTGCTATTAGTAAATTTCAGAAACTGTGGATTAAACATGACCTGAGCTGCATTCCCCCGGAATTAATAAAGAATATAGGGGATCTCCACAACTCCATACTGATTGAATCAGAGTCTGAGGAAATTTTCAAACCACATGAAACTTACCAGAAGATAATATCGGGAGCAGAATATATTAAAGGTGTTTCACCTATTTTCCGTTTCGATTACATTGATATTTACAAAAAATTAGTAATTGAGCATGGTATAAATGTAGAACTCATCCTGACCCAGGATATAGTCGACCAGACCATGGAAGGTATTGATAGTGAGAATTTAGAGTACCTCCGGAATTTTATGTCGCAGGATAAGGTCAAATTCTGGGTTATACCCGATGTGAAAATTGCGTTCACTGTTACCAATAAATATTTATCACTGGGTTTATTCCATGAAAATGGAAATTATGATAACACCAGAGATCTGATAAGTGATGATCATGGCGCAGTTACCTGGGGTAACCAGCTATTTGAATATTATAGGGACCAGGCTCAGAAACTCGAACTTTGA
- the pheT gene encoding phenylalanine--tRNA ligase subunit beta — protein sequence MPVIEFTYTDLEELLNRSIDRDKLIDLLPMIGSDIEGYDDEGVKVEFFPNRPDYLSVEGVARALKGFLEIEKGIPEYPLEPSGTSITIDPGLEGIRPYTACCLLLNVNLTEDKLPQIMDFQEDLHWVIGRDRKKVAIGIHNLDVLKGPFRYLAAKPDETSFVPLEMDEEMTLREILTEHKKGKSYAHLIEKYDRFPLLMDSEGNILSMPPIINGELTKLTTDTKNLFVDVTGTDQQAVERTLNIIATSFAESGATIKTMENIYQDETLILPDLTPKERTVSVKNAVKLIGIPLTAEVVAESLRKVRFDATVVDEDTVKVLIPPYRADILHEVDIIENVAIGYCFRKIEPEIPRVATVAREDPYMDFDQNVREIMNGLGFAEVMSLMLTNEENHYHKMKLPETERVEVAQPISQDRTMIRQSLLNGLLEFLEDNKHEELPQRIFEVGDTVFLDSEKETKTRGVKKMAAMITHSQANFTEIKSTSDALISNLGLEMEIEDLDHPSFIQGRCARLKGVKKESSEVCVEGFFGEVNPEVIRNFELEYPVVAVEVEFKTLK from the coding sequence ATGCCTGTTATAGAATTTACTTACACTGACCTGGAAGAATTGTTAAACCGATCCATAGACAGGGATAAACTAATCGATCTTCTCCCCATGATCGGGAGTGATATTGAGGGTTACGATGATGAAGGGGTTAAAGTGGAGTTTTTCCCCAACCGACCGGACTACCTGAGTGTGGAAGGGGTGGCCCGGGCACTTAAGGGATTCCTGGAAATAGAAAAAGGAATACCAGAGTACCCGCTGGAACCATCAGGCACCAGTATAACCATAGACCCTGGACTTGAAGGTATCCGACCTTACACTGCCTGCTGCCTGCTATTAAATGTCAATTTAACCGAGGACAAACTCCCTCAGATAATGGACTTCCAGGAAGACCTGCACTGGGTAATAGGACGGGACCGTAAAAAAGTGGCAATCGGAATCCACAACCTGGACGTATTGAAGGGACCCTTCCGCTACCTGGCAGCGAAGCCTGATGAAACATCCTTCGTACCCCTGGAAATGGATGAAGAGATGACCCTCAGGGAAATTTTAACCGAACATAAGAAAGGAAAATCATACGCCCACCTGATAGAAAAATATGACCGGTTCCCTCTACTGATGGACTCAGAAGGTAACATTCTTTCCATGCCACCAATCATCAACGGAGAGTTAACTAAACTCACCACTGACACCAAGAACCTCTTTGTGGATGTCACCGGCACTGACCAGCAGGCAGTGGAGCGAACCCTTAATATAATTGCCACCAGCTTTGCAGAGTCAGGGGCCACCATAAAGACCATGGAAAACATCTATCAAGATGAAACACTGATATTACCTGATTTAACCCCAAAAGAACGCACTGTTAGTGTGAAAAATGCAGTTAAGTTGATTGGAATTCCACTCACAGCCGAAGTGGTGGCAGAATCCCTGAGAAAGGTACGATTCGATGCTACAGTTGTTGATGAGGACACAGTAAAAGTACTGATCCCCCCTTACCGTGCAGACATCCTCCACGAAGTGGATATAATCGAAAACGTTGCAATTGGCTATTGTTTCCGGAAAATAGAACCTGAAATACCCAGGGTGGCCACTGTGGCCAGGGAAGATCCTTACATGGACTTTGATCAGAATGTCAGGGAGATCATGAATGGTTTGGGCTTTGCTGAGGTTATGAGTCTCATGTTAACCAACGAGGAGAACCATTACCATAAAATGAAACTCCCAGAGACTGAACGGGTGGAAGTAGCCCAGCCCATAAGCCAGGACAGGACCATGATCCGCCAGAGCCTTCTCAATGGTTTACTGGAATTTTTAGAAGATAACAAACACGAAGAACTTCCACAGAGAATCTTTGAAGTTGGAGATACTGTCTTCCTGGATTCAGAAAAGGAAACTAAAACCAGGGGTGTTAAAAAGATGGCAGCAATGATCACCCACTCCCAGGCCAACTTCACCGAGATCAAATCAACCAGTGATGCACTGATAAGTAACCTGGGACTGGAAATGGAGATTGAAGACCTGGACCATCCCAGCTTCATCCAGGGCCGATGTGCCCGACTAAAAGGAGTGAAAAAAGAATCATCTGAAGTATGTGTTGAAGGATTCTTCGGTGAAGTGAACCCTGAAGTCATACGGAACTTTGAACTGGAATATCCAGTGGTGGCAGTGGAAGTAGAGTTTAAAACTCTTAAATAA
- a CDS encoding ATP/GTP-binding protein — translation MKHNKETKIVVLGTYNSGKTTTLEHICNNRAKVEYNGTTTALDYGNTMINGEKVHFFGTPGQERFRFMRRILSEGLDGAILVVDNSNGITSTDQEILERLNGFQVPYVVFANKQDLKPGNLEIDSEAPVIPTIAQEGEGIMEGVETLLELVKSNK, via the coding sequence ATGAAACACAACAAGGAAACCAAAATCGTGGTTCTGGGCACCTATAACTCTGGGAAAACCACTACTTTAGAACATATCTGTAACAACAGGGCCAAAGTTGAATACAATGGAACCACCACTGCTCTGGACTATGGTAACACCATGATAAATGGTGAAAAAGTGCACTTCTTCGGAACCCCTGGTCAGGAACGCTTCCGCTTCATGCGCAGGATCCTCTCAGAGGGTTTAGACGGAGCAATATTAGTAGTGGACAACAGTAACGGGATCACATCCACTGATCAGGAAATACTCGAACGTTTGAACGGTTTCCAGGTTCCTTACGTTGTTTTCGCCAATAAACAGGACCTAAAACCAGGTAATTTGGAGATAGATTCTGAAGCCCCTGTAATTCCCACCATTGCCCAGGAAGGAGAGGGAATAATGGAAGGAGTAGAAACTCTTCTAGAACTGGTTAAATCCAATAAATAA
- the nth gene encoding endonuclease III, whose product MDLDERVDLIMERLQQQYDLRVFEDGDPYRVLIRTILSQRTRDDNTDRASAQLFSKYHTINEIAEADPTLLEPLIRPAGFYHVKAQRIVEVSRKLLDKFKGQVPDDMKNLLELPGVGRKTANCVLVYGFQIPAIPVDVHVHRISNRLGLVNTKTPEETEAELEKIVPREYWIELNDLMVQFGQTICRPQSPRHEECPLQELCDYYQELEEQDE is encoded by the coding sequence ATGGATTTAGATGAACGTGTGGATTTAATTATGGAACGTCTTCAGCAGCAGTATGATCTACGGGTGTTTGAAGATGGAGACCCTTACCGGGTCCTGATCAGGACCATATTATCCCAGAGAACACGGGATGATAATACAGACCGGGCCTCGGCACAACTTTTTTCCAAATACCACACCATTAATGAGATTGCTGAGGCAGATCCAACTCTCCTGGAGCCACTGATCCGTCCAGCAGGTTTCTACCATGTTAAGGCCCAGCGTATTGTGGAAGTTTCCCGCAAGCTCCTTGATAAATTCAAAGGTCAGGTCCCGGATGATATGAAAAACCTCCTGGAATTACCCGGTGTGGGGCGCAAAACAGCCAACTGCGTGCTGGTTTACGGTTTCCAAATACCAGCAATTCCAGTGGATGTGCACGTACACCGTATAAGTAACAGACTGGGCCTGGTTAACACCAAAACCCCTGAAGAAACTGAAGCAGAACTTGAAAAAATAGTTCCCAGGGAGTACTGGATTGAATTAAATGATTTGATGGTCCAGTTCGGACAGACCATCTGCCGACCCCAGTCTCCTAGACACGAGGAATGTCCCCTACAGGAACTGTGTGACTATTACCAGGAACTGGAAGAACAGGATGAATAA
- the aroA gene encoding 3-phosphoshikimate 1-carboxyvinyltransferase codes for MELKVEKASKIKGVVKAPPSKSYTHRALLVACLAEGESCLRDPLYSADTLATLEACQAMGCEIEIQDDLCTVTGTGGDLKTPQNVLDLKNSGTTLRFLTTMASLAPGCTVLTGDDSLRGRPMQDLLNSLKTLGVKAYSTQENGLPPMVIKNGFYGGKTQIKGDVSSQYISSILLSAPYAQNSVDLSVVGEFKSKPYVEMTLDIMEKFGVHCQQDPGNKFHLDKQTYNARDYTIEGDYSSASYLLSAAAILDGEVTVQNLFSESKQGDKIILDILQEMGARIIIKEDQVTVKGTLSSSDKPLSNNESLTSDKILSNAESLSSDKLSSNAKLSSSDDQTKTTKSTCDLNGINVNLENSPDLLPTVAALAAVAQGTSHITGVEHARFKETDRVHTMALELTKLGVDVTEEQDGLIIKGGAHGGVVKSHDDHRLVMALTLVGLLTGGVHIKGAAAHRVSFPNFPQVMEGLGCPIKII; via the coding sequence GTGGAATTAAAGGTAGAAAAGGCCAGCAAAATAAAAGGAGTGGTTAAAGCTCCACCATCCAAAAGTTACACTCACCGTGCTTTATTAGTGGCATGTCTGGCTGAAGGAGAATCTTGCTTAAGAGATCCCCTCTACTCTGCAGATACCCTGGCCACCTTGGAAGCCTGCCAGGCCATGGGATGCGAAATTGAAATTCAAGATGACCTGTGCACTGTTACGGGAACAGGAGGAGACCTTAAAACACCCCAAAATGTTTTGGACCTTAAAAATAGTGGCACAACCCTCCGTTTTCTCACCACCATGGCCAGCTTGGCCCCAGGATGTACCGTGCTCACTGGTGATGATTCCCTGCGCGGGCGACCCATGCAGGACCTCCTGAACTCCCTGAAGACACTGGGAGTGAAAGCCTATTCCACCCAAGAAAATGGATTACCACCCATGGTTATAAAAAATGGATTTTATGGAGGAAAAACCCAGATTAAGGGTGATGTGAGTTCACAATACATCTCCTCAATCCTCCTTTCAGCACCTTACGCCCAGAACTCGGTGGACCTCTCGGTAGTGGGAGAATTTAAGAGCAAACCCTACGTGGAGATGACCCTGGATATCATGGAAAAGTTCGGGGTGCACTGCCAGCAGGACCCCGGAAACAAGTTCCACCTTGATAAACAAACATACAACGCCAGGGATTACACCATTGAAGGAGATTACTCCTCAGCATCATACCTTTTAAGTGCTGCTGCAATACTGGATGGAGAAGTAACTGTTCAAAACCTCTTCTCTGAATCCAAGCAGGGCGATAAGATAATACTGGATATTCTCCAAGAAATGGGAGCCAGAATCATTATTAAGGAAGACCAGGTTACAGTGAAAGGAACATTATCATCCAGTGATAAACCATTATCCAACAATGAGTCATTAACCAGTGACAAAATATTATCCAATGCTGAGTCATTATCCAGTGATAAACTATCATCCAATGCTAAGTTATCATCCAGTGATGATCAGACAAAAACCACTAAATCAACCTGTGATCTTAATGGAATAAATGTTAACCTGGAAAATTCACCGGATCTCCTGCCTACAGTAGCTGCCCTGGCTGCAGTGGCCCAGGGAACATCACATATAACCGGAGTGGAACACGCCCGGTTTAAGGAAACTGACCGTGTGCATACCATGGCCCTTGAATTAACCAAACTGGGAGTAGATGTGACTGAAGAGCAGGATGGTCTCATTATTAAGGGAGGAGCACATGGTGGTGTGGTCAAAAGCCACGATGATCATCGTCTGGTTATGGCCCTCACACTGGTAGGACTCCTTACTGGAGGAGTGCACATCAAAGGTGCAGCTGCTCACAGAGTATCTTTCCCCAACTTCCCCCAGGTAATGGAAGGTTTGGGATGCCCCATCAAAATCATCTAA
- a CDS encoding valine--tRNA ligase gives MNKVEVPKDYNHENEINWQATWQKMKLYQFNQDEKRPRYIIDTPPPYPTGSIHIGHVLNWLYMDLLARWKRMQGYSVLFPQGWDCHGLPTEVKVEETHGIKKNDVPREEFRQMCIELTKGNIHGMKTQMQRMGYSQDWEREFVTMTPEYKEKTQLSFLKMYHEGLIYRAVHPVNWCPRCETAIAFAEVEYTENETFLNYLEFPSSTEESGVPIATTRPELLAACVAVVVHPEDERYQHLTGKKVKVPLFDREVEIITDEEVDPEFGTGAVMICTFGDKTDVMWVNRYNLDIIEAINEQGIMQDVCGKYAGLTLAECKETIVEDLDKEGFLTRKEKVDQNVGQCWRCKTPIEILVKKQWFVAVKELNSRVEEAAENMNWMPEHMKTRLLNWTGNMDWDWCISRQRIFATPIPVWYCKSCGEVMLPSEEEVPIDPTQTQPSKPCKCGSTEFIPEEDVLDTWMDSSITPLVIAGWPSPEYKDLFPATIRQQGHDIIRTWAFYTILRTLALTGEAPFKNVVVNGMVFGEDGHKMSKSLGNVIAPEDVVTEYGADALRLWAANSVPGSDVPFAWKDVQHGYKFLRKFWNAFRFVNMHLEGYSEDTAKMEDIKTTLKPLDKWILSGLNQLVGEVTQAMEEYNFAQARNSIQAYVWHDFCDDYIEAVKYRLYTDDEGDSKQAALYTLNTVIKTSLKLLAPFTPHFTEEIHYYLEYGSSEEEEMGLKENDLKEIELNDDLKYQTKGFKSIHQEKWPEVVEELLDPAADELGQLGAEVIGELRRFKASKKMPLNTPLKGATIHTSSQAIYKQVSTLKEDIQGTMRVKELAVTTDKPDVREIVVEVTPRMDKIGPEFKGQAPVIVKYLKSSEPQEIAKNMEKDGFIDIEGSQITADHISTTKELVGRTGEKVELILMEELDLVIELVI, from the coding sequence ATGAATAAAGTTGAGGTTCCCAAGGACTACAATCACGAGAATGAAATAAACTGGCAGGCTACCTGGCAGAAAATGAAGCTGTACCAGTTCAACCAGGATGAAAAACGTCCCCGCTACATAATAGACACACCACCACCATACCCTACTGGATCCATCCACATAGGACACGTTCTAAACTGGTTATACATGGATTTATTAGCCCGATGGAAACGTATGCAGGGATATTCAGTGTTGTTCCCCCAGGGATGGGACTGCCATGGACTGCCCACAGAGGTTAAAGTTGAAGAAACTCACGGCATTAAAAAGAACGACGTGCCAAGGGAAGAGTTCCGACAGATGTGCATTGAACTCACCAAAGGGAACATCCATGGTATGAAAACCCAGATGCAACGAATGGGATACTCCCAGGACTGGGAACGAGAATTCGTAACCATGACCCCTGAGTACAAGGAGAAGACCCAGCTCAGTTTCCTGAAAATGTACCACGAGGGCCTCATCTACAGGGCAGTGCACCCGGTGAACTGGTGCCCCCGCTGTGAAACCGCCATCGCTTTTGCCGAAGTTGAGTACACAGAAAACGAAACCTTCCTCAACTACCTTGAATTTCCTTCAAGCACCGAAGAATCTGGTGTGCCCATCGCCACCACCCGGCCAGAATTACTGGCAGCATGTGTGGCAGTGGTGGTACATCCAGAAGATGAACGCTACCAGCACCTCACCGGTAAGAAGGTTAAGGTACCACTGTTTGACCGGGAAGTGGAGATCATCACTGATGAAGAGGTGGACCCAGAATTCGGTACCGGAGCAGTTATGATCTGTACCTTCGGGGATAAAACCGATGTAATGTGGGTTAACCGTTACAACCTGGACATCATCGAGGCCATAAATGAACAGGGAATAATGCAGGATGTTTGTGGTAAATACGCAGGACTCACGCTCGCAGAATGTAAAGAAACAATAGTGGAAGACCTGGATAAGGAAGGGTTCCTCACCCGTAAAGAGAAAGTGGACCAGAATGTGGGACAGTGCTGGAGATGCAAAACACCCATAGAGATCCTGGTAAAAAAACAGTGGTTCGTGGCAGTTAAAGAGTTAAACTCCAGGGTGGAGGAAGCTGCGGAGAACATGAACTGGATGCCAGAGCACATGAAAACCCGTCTTTTAAACTGGACCGGTAACATGGACTGGGACTGGTGCATAAGCAGGCAGAGGATATTCGCCACACCAATACCAGTATGGTACTGTAAGAGCTGTGGAGAGGTCATGCTACCCTCTGAAGAGGAAGTACCAATAGACCCCACCCAGACACAACCTTCAAAGCCCTGCAAGTGTGGAAGTACTGAATTCATCCCAGAGGAGGATGTTCTGGACACCTGGATGGACAGTTCCATCACTCCACTGGTGATTGCTGGCTGGCCATCCCCAGAATATAAGGACCTGTTCCCTGCCACCATCCGCCAGCAGGGACACGACATCATACGTACCTGGGCATTTTACACCATCCTCCGAACCTTAGCCCTCACTGGAGAAGCACCCTTCAAGAATGTGGTGGTAAATGGTATGGTCTTCGGTGAAGATGGGCATAAAATGAGTAAATCTCTTGGTAACGTCATTGCCCCCGAGGATGTGGTGACAGAGTACGGTGCCGATGCCCTGCGCCTTTGGGCTGCCAACAGTGTACCAGGATCAGATGTGCCCTTCGCCTGGAAGGATGTTCAGCACGGATACAAATTCCTGAGGAAATTCTGGAATGCCTTCCGATTCGTGAACATGCACCTGGAAGGTTACAGTGAAGACACTGCAAAGATGGAAGATATTAAAACCACCCTTAAGCCACTGGATAAGTGGATACTCTCTGGTTTAAACCAGCTGGTAGGGGAAGTTACCCAGGCCATGGAAGAGTACAACTTTGCCCAAGCCCGTAACAGTATCCAGGCCTACGTGTGGCATGACTTCTGTGACGATTACATTGAGGCAGTTAAGTACCGACTTTACACAGATGATGAGGGCGACTCAAAACAAGCCGCACTTTACACCCTGAACACAGTTATTAAAACCTCTTTAAAACTTCTGGCCCCTTTCACCCCCCACTTCACTGAGGAGATCCATTACTACCTGGAATATGGCAGTAGTGAAGAAGAGGAAATGGGATTGAAGGAGAATGATTTGAAGGAAATTGAGTTGAATGATGATTTAAAATACCAAACTAAGGGATTCAAGAGTATTCATCAGGAAAAATGGCCAGAAGTAGTGGAAGAACTGCTTGATCCTGCAGCGGATGAACTGGGTCAGTTGGGAGCAGAAGTTATTGGTGAGTTAAGAAGGTTTAAAGCCAGCAAGAAAATGCCCCTTAACACCCCACTGAAGGGTGCAACCATCCACACCAGTTCCCAGGCAATCTACAAACAGGTTTCAACACTCAAGGAAGATATCCAGGGCACGATGCGTGTTAAAGAGTTAGCAGTAACCACGGATAAACCCGACGTGCGGGAGATAGTGGTGGAAGTTACTCCCCGTATGGATAAGATTGGACCGGAGTTCAAGGGACAGGCCCCAGTTATTGTGAAATACCTAAAATCCAGTGAACCACAGGAAATAGCCAAAAACATGGAAAAGGATGGTTTCATTGATATTGAAGGATCCCAGATCACTGCAGACCATATTTCCACCACCAAAGAACTGGTAGGTCGCACCGGGGAGAAAGTTGAGTTAATCCTGATGGAAGAACTGGACCTGGTCATAGAACTGGTGATCTGA
- a CDS encoding UbiA family prenyltransferase, translating to MIYSVYSINKITDTEEDQLNTPERSDLISGHEKLFKCTTVSAYALAVIIGLLYGWQVLLILLFPLLAGVIYSVKLTPRIPRLKDIFAVKSLVVALSWTVGNTFLPIVGYNINILVMLLIFYLFFIKSFINTVLFDIMDVEGDRETGTRTIPVVVGKLHTIKLLLVLNSTLLILVHISMVYGLFEIVVIIPLIFCIIYGYSYILYFSRNQNRLQMDILVDGEWI from the coding sequence GTGATCTACTCAGTTTACAGTATAAACAAGATAACTGACACCGAAGAAGACCAGCTAAATACACCGGAACGATCAGACCTCATCTCCGGCCATGAAAAACTGTTCAAATGCACCACTGTTTCAGCCTATGCCCTGGCGGTGATTATAGGATTACTGTATGGATGGCAGGTACTTTTAATACTCCTTTTCCCATTACTGGCTGGAGTAATATACAGTGTAAAACTTACCCCCAGAATTCCCAGGCTAAAGGACATCTTTGCAGTTAAAAGTCTGGTTGTTGCCCTGAGCTGGACTGTGGGTAACACATTCCTCCCCATAGTAGGTTATAATATCAATATACTGGTTATGCTGCTGATATTTTATTTATTCTTCATAAAAAGTTTCATTAACACCGTACTCTTTGATATAATGGACGTGGAGGGAGATAGGGAAACTGGAACTCGGACCATACCTGTGGTTGTGGGTAAATTACACACCATAAAACTTCTCCTGGTTCTCAATTCCACGCTGTTAATCCTGGTCCACATTTCCATGGTCTATGGATTATTTGAGATAGTGGTGATCATCCCCTTAATATTCTGCATAATCTATGGCTACAGCTATATACTGTATTTTTCACGTAACCAAAACCGCCTACAAATGGATATCCTGGTGGATGGTGAGTGGATCTGA